Within the Deltaproteobacteria bacterium genome, the region AGAGGACGCGGAATAATGCCCCGCCGGGGGCCTCCGGTCAACGCCTATGTGACCAATATTCAAGGGCTTTTTGCCGATTTCGGCCCTCTCCAACCCCCCGGAATCGGGGGGGCTTCCCCGGGCCTCGAAAAACTGTGGGGGATCGCGGAGAAGGTGGCGTGGATCGCGGCCTTGGCCGGCTCAGGCAAACGTGATTTCAGGTACTTGCGGGTGGCACGGGGCCTGCTTTGATCCGGCTTCGAATCCATCCTCGCGCCCCGCAAGAGCGCCCAAGGGAGACCGCCATGAAGATCGCCAAGCTGACCCTCGCCGCCGCCGCCGCGACCCTCCTCCTCGCCCCCGGCTGCAAGAACCTGGATCCGCCCTACGCCCTCGAGTCCGCGGACACCTGCGAGAAGCTGGAGAAGGAGATCAAGCTCCAGGCCCAGACCCAGATCCGCCTCAACTACGGCTGGATCAGCGGGCTGAACTTCATCAGCTGGGGGAAGGGCGGCGGGGGCTTCCTCGGCGGGATGGCCGAGGCCGACATGGCGGCCGGCGCCGCCCCCCGCAGCAGCAACAGCTCCTCCACCCCCCGCCTGCACTCGGACACCAACGTGCAGGTCGAGGGCGTGGACGAGGCCGACCTGGTCGAGACCGACGGCACCTACCTCTACGCCCTGGCCGGTGACCACCTGATCATCACCGAGGCGTGGCCGGCCGCCAGCGCCCACGAGGTCGGCCGCCTGAAGATCGAGGGCCAGGTGCAGGGCATCTACCTGCGCGAGGACGAGGACCGGGTGGCGGTGCTCTCCCAGCTCTGGAGCGCCCCGCAGCCCATCGCCGGCGGCAGCGCGCAGCTCTCCGGCGCCACCAACTCCGACATCACCAAGGTGACCCTGGTGAGCGTCGCCAACAAGGCCGCCCCGGTGGTCGAGCGCGAGACCTACCTCGAGGGCTTCCTCCACGACTCCCGGGTGGTGGGCGATCGCCTCTTCGTCGTCTCCTACGTCGATCTCTACTTCGACGACCTGATGTGGGCCGACTCCCAGGCCGAGGCCATGCGCCTCTCCAAGAACAGCACCCTGGACCAGTGGATGCCCAAGCGGGCGGACAACGTCCTGCGGGGCGGCAGCTGGAGCTCCGAGGAGACCGACATCTGCAACTGCGCCGACGTGAACGTCTCCATCCGCCAGAGCGGCACCCACATGATGACCATCTCCTCCTTCGACGTGACCGACCCGACCTCCACGGTCGACGCCACCTCGGTCCTCGGCTCGGTGGAGCAGGTCTACGCCAACGGCCGCAGCCTCTACATCTTCTCCGAGGAGCACGCGGACGGCCCCTGGCGCTCCTTCGACGGGCTGCGCGAGACCATCATCCACCGCTTCGACATCCCCGAGAACGGCACCAAGCCGACCTACGACGTCTCGGGCAAGGTGCCCGGCACCCTCACCAACCAGGGGGCCGCCGCCGCCCAGTTCTCCTCCGACGAGTTCGACGGCAAGCTGCGCATCGTCACCAACCAGATGGACGACGACTGGAACACCTCGGTCGGCCTCTACGTCCTCGAGCCCGGCACCAACCAGCTGCGGATGGTCGGCATGGTCCCCGAGCTGGTGGAGAACGAGGAGGTCTACGCCGTGCGCTTCATCGGCGAGAAGGCCTACGTGGTGACCTTCCGCCAGATCGATCCCCTCTTCATCGTCGACCTCACCGACCCGCGCCGTCCCGAGGTGAAGGGTGAGCTGGAGATCCCCGGCTTCTCGAACTACCTCCACCCCATCGACGCGGACCACCTGCTGGGCATCGGCCTCGATGGCAGCGTCCAGGTCTCCCTCTTCGACGTCAGCGACGACATGAACCCCGTGCGCGACTCCCAGCTGGTCCTCCCGAACACCGGCTGGTCCGAGGCCCAGAACGATCACCACGCCTTCAACTTCTTCGCGCCCCACGACGCCCTCTTCGTGCCGGTCTCCGACTGGGGCAGCAACGGCTCGAAGGTCAGCGTGATCCACGCCAAGGTGGACGAGCCCCTGGCCGAGCTCGGCCGGGTGAGCAACGCCACCCTGCGGACCGCCGCCGGCTTCGCCTCCAGCCAGTACGACTGGTGCGTCGACCAGCGCCGCTCGGTGGTCATCGAGAACGCCCTCTACGCCGTGAGCGGCGCGGGCATCACGGTCACCGAGGTGCGCAACCCCACCGCCGAGCTGGCCACCGTGCCCTTCGCCGGCATCGATCCCTGCGCCGACACCATCTACTATGGCGGCGGCTGGGACGAGGGCTGGTAGGCCCGGACCTGACGCTCCGGGGTGGGGGAGCTATCTGTGCGAGGGGCGATTGGCCCCTCCACCTCGAGCCCCCGCACCCCGAAGATGGCCTACTGCTCCCGCTCCCCTCGCAGGCCGCCCGGCATTCCGTCCGGGTGTCTCCTCCTCCTGTTCGCGCTCTGGCCCGGGCTCTCCCGGGCCGAGGCGCCCGCGGACGAGCCCTCGCCGGCCGCCGCGGAGGAGACGGCCCTGGCCTCGCCCGGGCTGGTCTACTGGCTGACCGCCCGGCAGGGCTACCGCCTGCGGGACGCGCGCCCCGGCGATGAGGCCGCGGCCGATCCCCTGGCGCCCGTCGCGCCGGCGACCGATCAGGACCTGCACCTCGCCCTCGACGCCGGCCTCCTGAACGGCGCGGGGACCCTCGGCGCCGACCTGGCCCTGGGGGCCTGGCTGGACGCCGACGGGATCGCCGGCGATCCGGCGCCCCTGGCCTTCGCCTCGGTGCGGGACGGGGCAGCGGGCCGGGCGGCCAGCCTCTACCTCGCCTCGGTCTTCTACCGCCCCGGCGGCTGGCTGAAGGAGGTGCGGCTCGGCCGGATGAGCACCGGCTTCGGGACGCGCACCGTCTTCGACGGGGCCTCCCTCTCCCTGCTGCCCCTGCGCGGGCTGCGCAGCCCGGCGCTCGCGCGGCTCGAGCTCGTCGCCCTCGGCGGCCGCACCGCGCACCTCTACGAGCTCGACGGCGAGCACTTCGAGGACTGGCTCGGCGCGGTGGCCCTGCGCCTGCGGCCCCTGCGGGATCTGAAGCTCGCCCTGGACTACCGCCTGATGATCGAGGACTCGGCCAGCGCGGGGCTCGACCACGGCTACGGCCTCGAGGCGCAGTGGCGGATCAGTGACTTCCTCGGCGCCCGGCTCGAGGTGCGGGGGGTCGACGACGCGCTCTCCCGCCTCGCGCTGGCGGGGCGCTACTGGCACGAGGCCCTCGGCTTCGGGCTCGACGCCCGGATCGATCTGCAGCTCTCGACCCTGGAGGCCCTCAACGAGCGGGACGATCCCCTCTTCGCCATCCTCGGGCCGAGCCACCCCAACCTGCGCTGGGACCTCGACCTCTTCGAGGAGTTCGAGACCGGCCACGCGGACTACGTCCTCCACCTGGGCTGGCAGGGCCGGGAGCCCCTCGACGGGATCAGCGCCCCCTTCAACCGCCGCCAGGGCCGGCTCCACCTCACCGGCGACGCGCTCGAGCTGGTGATCCCGGGCCTGCAGGCCTCCCTCTCCCTCGAGTACCACCACGACGGGGGCGACCTGGGCGAGGGCCTGCTGACCCTCGGCGGCGCCGCGGGCTACCGCTCCGAGGCGCTGCGCGGCCTCGGGGGCGAGCTCGGCAGCTACTACCAGCGCTTCAAGTACGACTACTACGCGGACGTCGAGGAGCGGCAGGACGTGCGGACCTTCTTCGTCGCGGCCTTCGTCGACGCGCTCCCCTGGCTGGAGGTCCGCCTCCGCTACACCCTGGAGCACTTCGACCGCACCGCCCACTCCTTCCACTTCCTCCTCACCCAGCGCCTCGAGGGGGGACGGTGATGCGAACGACGCTCCTCCGGGCCCTCCTCCTGGCCCTCCTCCTCTCCGCCGGCCCCGGCCGGGCCGAGGAGGGGCCGGTCTTCTCCCACGCCGACCACATCGGCCGCGAGCCCGATGGGCCCTGTACGGCCTGCCACGCCGTCGAGGCGCCGAAGCCCACCCTGAAGGCGGAGCGCTGCATCTTCTGCCACGACGAGGACGACACCGCCCCCACGCGCTATCGCCTCCTCGACCGGGCGAAGCCGCTCCCCCTCGCGCTCCCCCACGAGCGCCACGCGAAGGAGGGCGACTGCCGGACCTGCCACGCCCGGACCGTCCGCGATCAGCTGGTGCAGGGCGAGGCCTTCATGCCCTCGTCGCTCTGCTTCGACTGCCACCAGGAGCGCCAGGTCGTCGCCGCCACCGACCGCTGCGAGAGCTGCCACGGCGAGGGGAAGCGCCTGACGCCTCCGGCCGGTCACCGCGCGTCCAGCTGGATGCGGCGCCACGGGGAGGCCTCTCGCTGGACCGGCGGGATCCACGGCGAGGACTGCGCCCTCTGCCACCGGGCCGACGCCTGCCAGACCTGCCATCAGCAGCGGGCGCCCGCCGATCACAACGGCCTCTGGCGCCTGCGCGGCCACGGCCGGGTGGCCGCCTGGGATCGGGAGGGCTGCAAGACCTGCCACGAGTCGGGGCAGTGCGTCGCCTGCCACCGCAGCACCCAGCCGCTCAACCACCAGGGCGCCTGGACCTCGCTCCACGGCGCCGTGGCCGGGGACCGGGAGAACCCCTCCTGCCTGACCTGCCACCGGCCGACCGCCTGCGTCGCCTGCCACGCGGGAGCCACGCCATGAGCGCGAAGATCACGAAGATCACGTGGGGTCCGCTGGGCGTGGGGCTCCTCCTCTTGCTGCTCTGCGCGGCCTGTGAGGGCGCGCCCCTCGCGGACGGGGTGCCCGACGATCTGAGCTGCTCCACCTGCCACGGGGGCCCCGAGAGCAGCGCGCCCCCCTCCGCCCTCTCCGGGGAGACCGCCACCGAGGCCATCGGGGTGGGCGCCCACCAGGCCCACCTCCAGGACGGCGCCATCCGGGCGGCCCTCCCTTGCGAGAGCTGCCACGTGGTGCCCGCCGAGATCGGCGCGGCCGGCCACGTCGATCCCCTCCCGGCCGAGGTGAGCTTCGAGGCCGGCCTGGACAAGGCGACCGGTCAGGGCACCTGGGACCGGACCACCGCCACCTGCAGCGAGGTCTACTGCCACGGCGTGACCCTCGCGGGGGGGACCACCAAGACCCCGGTCTGGACCCTCGTGGACGGCTCCCAGAGCCAGTGCGGCAGCTGCCACGGCAACCCCCCGGTGACGCCCACCCACCCGGCGGCGAGCCAGTGCCACCTCTGCCACCGCGGGACGGTGGCCGCCGACGGCAGCATCGACGTCGCCGGCGGGATGCACATCGACGGCAAGCTCGACGTCGACGGCACCGCCTGCGACTCCTGCCACGGCGGGAGCGGCGAGCCCGCGCCGCCGCTGGACCTCGCGGGGAACACCGAGACCACCGCGCCCGGGGTCGGCGCCCACCGCGAGCACCTCGCCGCCTCGAGCTGGCACCGCACGATGATCTGCGACGACTGCCACCTCGTGCCCGGGCAGATCGACGCGGCCGGGCACCTCGACACGCCGGCCCCGGCGGAGCTGACCTGGGCGGGGATCGCGATCGCCGACGGCGCGGCGCCCACCTACGATCGGACGACCGGCGCCTGCGCCGACGCCTACTGCCACGGCGGCACCCTGAAGCTCGGGCCGGGCACGGTGCCGGCCCCGGTCTGGACCGTGGTGGACGACAGCCAGGATGCCTGCGGCGCCTGCCACGGGGTGCCGCCGGGCGGCAGCCACCCCCCCGTCTCGCCCACCGAGTGCGGCAGCTGCCACCCCTGGAGCGGGCTGACCCCCGACGATCCGGCCACCCACATCGACGGCAAGGTCGACCTCGCCTCCATGGCCTGCGACGCCTGCCACGGCGGCGGCGGGGTCGCCGCGCCGCCCCTCGATCTCTCGGGCAACGTCGCGAAGAGCGAGCCCGGGGTCGGCGCCCACCGGGAGCACCTGGCCTCCTCGGTCTGGCACCGCACGATGGCCTGCGACGACTGCCACCTCGTGCCGCAGGCCGTCGGCGATCCGGGGCACCTCGACACCCCCCCGCCGGCCGAGCTCACCTGGGCCGGGATCGCCGTGGCCGGGGGCGCGGCGCCCGTCTACGATCCGGTGACCGGCCGCTGCAGCGACACCTACTGCCACGGCGCCACCCTCCCCACCGGCCCGGGCACCGTGCCCGCGCCGACCTGGACCACGGTGGACGGAAGCCAGGACGCCTGCGGCACCTGTCACGGCTTGCCGCCGGGCGGGGTGCATCCCACCCTCCAGAGCTTCGAGTGCGGCCCCTGCCACACCTTCAACGGCCTGAACCCGGCGGATCCCACGACCCACGTCGACGGCAAGATCGACGTCCTCTACTGCGACGGCTGCCACGGCTTCCCCCCGGCGACCGGCGCGCACCCGCTCCACGTGGGCGACGCGGACGCCACGAGCTGGGCGAGCTACGGCGGCCTGCTCCACGCCGCCGACGTGCGGGCCGGCGCGGCGACCTACCTCTTCGACTGCGGCCAGTGCCACCCGCGCGACGTGGCGCGGCACGCCGACGGCACCGTCGACGTGGAGGTCGGCTCGACCGGTGTCCCCGGGGGCACCCTGCGCTCCCTCTCGACGCCGACGGCGAGCTACACCGGCGGGGTCTGCCGCGAGGTCTACTGCCACTCGACCGGCCAGGAGACCCCGGCCTACGTCGACTCGCCGCCCTGGACCGGCGGCTTCACCGGCCCGCGCTGCGCGAGCTGCCACGAGAACCCACCCTCCTACGCCAGCGGCGGCGCGGGCACGGCGACGGCGAACACCCACCTCCAGATCGCCGACGACGGCGTCGAGTACGGGCACTTCGGGGGCCTGCCGGGCCCCTGGCACACGAGCTACCACGGCGGCGGCAGCCCGGGCGACGCGGCCTCGCCGCTGACCTGCCAGACCTGCCACTACGACACGGTCGATCCCGCGGCGGTGGGGCCCGGCGGCTTCTACTGGCTGAACACCTCCGGCAGCTACGAGCGCGGCTCGGGCCACTGGATGGACTGCACCCGCTGCCACACCGGCGCCGGCGGCGCGCCGGCGCAGGGGGTCGGAGGCGTCCAGCCGGCGGCCCACGTCAACGGCGTGCGCGACGTGGTCTTCGAGCAGCGCACCTCGATCCCCGCGGGCACCCCGGGGATCCCCGCGGCACCCAACCGGCCGACCTACCCGACCTGGGTCACCGCCGCCCCCAGCGCCGCGGATCGGCCGCCGGGCTCGGTCGTCGACGGGATCACCTGGTCGGTGGACCTGACCCTCTCGACCTACGATCCCGCCGACAAGAGCTGCCAGAACGTCGGCTGCCACATCCTCCAGTCCTTCGGGACCGGCATGGCCCAGTACGAGCCGCTGCAGTGGGGGGTGACGCCCGTCGGCTGGTCGACCTGCAACGCCTGCCACCAGAACTGAAGGCCTGGAATAGCCCTCGGGGTGGCCGGTTCCAGCGACCGGCACTAGAAGTGGTGCACCCATGACCGCACTGGCTCGCCTCATCCCCGCCTCGCTGGGCCTCCTCCTCCTGGGGTCACTCCTGGGGCTGGGCAACCACGCGCTGCGCTTCGAGGGGCTCTTCCCCGCGCCCGCCGAGGCGGCCGCCGCCTGCGGTGAGGGGACGACGGGGGCGCCCGTGCTCCAGAGCGCCGAGGAGGCCGGCACCCTCTGCGCCGGCGGCCACATCCTCATCCTCGACGTCCGTGACGCCGAGACCTTCGCCCGGGGGCACGTCGCCGGGGCGGTGCACCTGCCCTGCTCGGTGGGGAAGATCGAGGCGGAGATCGAGGGCCAGCTGATGGGCTCGGAGACGGTCCTGGTCTACGGCGCCGACACCGAGAGCGCCCTGCCGGTGGCCTCCTCCCTGCTGCTGCGGGGCATCCACGACGTGCGGGTGATCGACGGCGGCTACCCGGCCTGGGAGGCCGCGAGCCTCGCCTGCGCCTCCGGTCCCTGCGCGGCCTGTGGCGCGGGCCACGAGGGCGGGCCCAGCCATGAGGGGCACGACCATGAGTAGGTCCCTCCCCGAGCGCGGCGCGGTCTGGGTCCTGAAGCTCTTCCTGGCCGTCGTCTGGCTCTGGGCCGGGATCGCCAAGCTGGGGGATCCGGCGGGCTTCGCCGAGGAGATCGCCAACTACCAGCTGCTGCCCTGGGTGGCGCCCTACGTCGCCTCGATCCTGCCCGGCGTGGAGATCGTCCTGGGGCTGGCCCTGCTCCTGCCCCCCTGGACCCGGATGGCCCGGGCCTCGGCCCTGCTCACCACCGGGGCCATGGCCGGCTTCACCTTCGCCGTGACCACCGTGGTGGCCCGGGGCATCGACATCTCCTGCGGCTGCTTCGGCACCGGCACCGGGCCGGTCACCGGCCTGACCGTCCTGCGGGACGTGGCGCTGACCGCGGCGGCCGCGGCGGCGCTCTGGCTCTCCCAGCGGGCGGCGCGAGAGCGCGAGGGCTAGCCCAGCTTCTTGAGCTGGGCGATGGCCTGGCGGCCGACCTCGCCGTGGGGGTCGAGATCGCGGGCCTTGCGGAAGGCCTCCCGGGCCCCCTCCTTCTCGCCCCGCAGCTTCTTGCAGACCCCCACCTGGAGGTGGGCGCTGGGCAGGTCGCGGTCGATGGCGAGCGCCCGCTGGAACTCCTCGAGGGCCTCGTCCACGTCGCCGTCGAGGAGGTGCTCCTGTCCCCGGGCCAGGTGGGGCTCGGCGTCGGAGATCAGCTCGACGTCGAAGAGGGCGCGCCCGCCGACGTTCATCACCAGGGCCCGCAGGAGGCCCGTGTACCAGAAGGTGGCGGCCTCGGCGGCGAGGAAGGCCGCCATGGGCAGGTCGGGCAGGAGCGGCTTGCCCCGGAACTTGAAGCGCACCTTGGTGTAGACGCCCTTCTTGGCCCAGTAGGTGACCTCGCCGCGGACCTTCTCCAGCACCTGATCGAGGCGCTCGAGCTGCCGATCGATCTCGATGACGATCGGCTCGGTGGGCAGCGCCTCCTTCGGATCGGCCTCTTCTTCGATCTCGGGGATCTTGGGATCGTCGCCTTCGCTCATGATTCGCCTCCAGACTCTAGCACGGGGTGGGGGAGGGCGGATCGCGTCCGGGTGCCCCGTTGACCGGCATCGAGCGCCTGTCCTAGCGTCTTCGGCATGGGAATGTACGAGGAATCACTACGCCACTTCCTGAAGCCCATCGGGGAGTTCCTGGACGACCCCAAGGTCTCCGAGATCATGATCAACGGTCCCGAGGAGATCTGGATCGAGAAGGGGGGCAACCTCACCCTCACCCAGGCCAAGTTCACCAACGAGGGACTCGAGGCCGCCGCCCGGAACATGGCGCAGTTCGTCGGCCGGATCCTCGACGACGAGCGGCCCCGCCTCGACGCCCGGCTGCCGGACGGCTCGCGGATCCACATCGTGATGCCGCCGATCGCCCGCAAGGGCTGCACCATCGCCATCCGGAAGTTCTTCCCGGACAAGCTGACGGTGGCGAACCTCGTGCAGTTCGGCTCGATGTCGCCGGCCATGGCGAACTTCATCGACGCCTGCGTGCAGCTGAAGGAGAACGTCATCGTCTCGGGGGGTACCGGCTCCGGCAAGACCACCATGCTCAACTGCGTGGCGGCCTACATCCACGATGAAGAACGCATCATCACCATCGAGGATTCCGCCGAGCTGCAGATGAACCAGGAGCACCTCGTGCCCTTCGAGTCGCGGCCGCCGGACAAGTTCGGCAAGGGCAAGGTGGACATGGGCGATCTGCTCCAGTCCTCCCTGCGGCTGCGCCCCGACCGGATCGTCGTCGGCGAGGTCCGCGGCGGCGAGGCCTTCCACCTGATGCAGGCGATGAACACCGGCCACGGCGGCTCCCTGGCCACCGTCCACGCCAACACGCCCACCGACACCCTGCGGCGCCTCGAGTCCCTCTGCCTCCAGAGCGGCATCGACCTGCCGATGGTGGCGGTCCGCGCCCAGGTGGCCTCGGCCATCAACATCACGCTCTGCTGCGCCCGCCTCTCCGATGGCTCTCGGCGCACCACCCACATCTCCGAGGTGCTGCCCCTCAACGAGAAGGGCGACTACCGCACCCAGGACATCTTCGTCTTCACCCAGACCCACAAGGACGCCGACGGGAAGATCCACGGCTACCACTCGCCCACCGGGCTGATCCCGACCTTCTTCGAGCAGCTCAAGGCCTTCGGCTTCGGCTACATGGACGAGGAGTTCTTCGATCCGGCGACCTACGGTCAGGTGCCGCCCCCGAGCTTCGTGGGCGCGGGCTTCAAGCCCCGCTGGTCCCCCAGCCTCAAGCACCGCGAGGAGGGGCTGCCCGATCCCGAGCACAACCCCGTCGCCGACGCGCTGCGCGAGAAGGGGAAGACGCGCGAGATCATCGTGCGCACCGGCATGGAGGGCAAGGAGCCGCCCAAGCCGATGGCGCCCCCGAAGGCCGAGGCCACCGACCTGGGCGACGACGCGGACGCGGCCCCGGCGGCGGCCACCCCGCCTCCACCCGAGGACGAGTACGACGAGCCCTCCACCCGGATCGGCGCGGCGCCGGCGGCGGTGAAGGCCCAGGCCCGGGGCGACGAGCTCGGCGCGGCCGTGCCGGCCACCGCCGAGAAGGAGGAGTCCACCGACCCCGGCGCCGACGACGCGCCGGTCGGCCTCTCCGACGAGGAGGCGGCCATCGCCGCGGCCCTCGCCGCGGCCGAGGCGGCCGAACAGCCCTCGATCCAGCTCGCCGACGACTTCGCCGAGGAGGCGAAGGCCTACGAGGATCAATCCTCCAATGGGCCGGAGGGGCGGCCCCGGCGCAGGCGCGGGGGGACGATCGGCCGCAAGTAGGCTGCGAGCTACGAGCTACGAGCTACGAGCTCGGGCAGCGCTGTGCGCCCGGTTGCTCGCAGCTCACAGCTCATAGCCAGGAAGTCAAGCCGCGGCCGCTCACCGAGCGTCCGTGGAGCCCGGCTGCTT harbors:
- a CDS encoding beta-propeller domain-containing protein is translated as MKIAKLTLAAAAATLLLAPGCKNLDPPYALESADTCEKLEKEIKLQAQTQIRLNYGWISGLNFISWGKGGGGFLGGMAEADMAAGAAPRSSNSSSTPRLHSDTNVQVEGVDEADLVETDGTYLYALAGDHLIITEAWPAASAHEVGRLKIEGQVQGIYLREDEDRVAVLSQLWSAPQPIAGGSAQLSGATNSDITKVTLVSVANKAAPVVERETYLEGFLHDSRVVGDRLFVVSYVDLYFDDLMWADSQAEAMRLSKNSTLDQWMPKRADNVLRGGSWSSEETDICNCADVNVSIRQSGTHMMTISSFDVTDPTSTVDATSVLGSVEQVYANGRSLYIFSEEHADGPWRSFDGLRETIIHRFDIPENGTKPTYDVSGKVPGTLTNQGAAAAQFSSDEFDGKLRIVTNQMDDDWNTSVGLYVLEPGTNQLRMVGMVPELVENEEVYAVRFIGEKAYVVTFRQIDPLFIVDLTDPRRPEVKGELEIPGFSNYLHPIDADHLLGIGLDGSVQVSLFDVSDDMNPVRDSQLVLPNTGWSEAQNDHHAFNFFAPHDALFVPVSDWGSNGSKVSVIHAKVDEPLAELGRVSNATLRTAAGFASSQYDWCVDQRRSVVIENALYAVSGAGITVTEVRNPTAELATVPFAGIDPCADTIYYGGGWDEGW
- a CDS encoding cytochrome c3 family protein — its product is MRTTLLRALLLALLLSAGPGRAEEGPVFSHADHIGREPDGPCTACHAVEAPKPTLKAERCIFCHDEDDTAPTRYRLLDRAKPLPLALPHERHAKEGDCRTCHARTVRDQLVQGEAFMPSSLCFDCHQERQVVAATDRCESCHGEGKRLTPPAGHRASSWMRRHGEASRWTGGIHGEDCALCHRADACQTCHQQRAPADHNGLWRLRGHGRVAAWDREGCKTCHESGQCVACHRSTQPLNHQGAWTSLHGAVAGDRENPSCLTCHRPTACVACHAGATP
- a CDS encoding CxxxxCH/CxxCH domain-containing protein, which produces MSAKITKITWGPLGVGLLLLLLCAACEGAPLADGVPDDLSCSTCHGGPESSAPPSALSGETATEAIGVGAHQAHLQDGAIRAALPCESCHVVPAEIGAAGHVDPLPAEVSFEAGLDKATGQGTWDRTTATCSEVYCHGVTLAGGTTKTPVWTLVDGSQSQCGSCHGNPPVTPTHPAASQCHLCHRGTVAADGSIDVAGGMHIDGKLDVDGTACDSCHGGSGEPAPPLDLAGNTETTAPGVGAHREHLAASSWHRTMICDDCHLVPGQIDAAGHLDTPAPAELTWAGIAIADGAAPTYDRTTGACADAYCHGGTLKLGPGTVPAPVWTVVDDSQDACGACHGVPPGGSHPPVSPTECGSCHPWSGLTPDDPATHIDGKVDLASMACDACHGGGGVAAPPLDLSGNVAKSEPGVGAHREHLASSVWHRTMACDDCHLVPQAVGDPGHLDTPPPAELTWAGIAVAGGAAPVYDPVTGRCSDTYCHGATLPTGPGTVPAPTWTTVDGSQDACGTCHGLPPGGVHPTLQSFECGPCHTFNGLNPADPTTHVDGKIDVLYCDGCHGFPPATGAHPLHVGDADATSWASYGGLLHAADVRAGAATYLFDCGQCHPRDVARHADGTVDVEVGSTGVPGGTLRSLSTPTASYTGGVCREVYCHSTGQETPAYVDSPPWTGGFTGPRCASCHENPPSYASGGAGTATANTHLQIADDGVEYGHFGGLPGPWHTSYHGGGSPGDAASPLTCQTCHYDTVDPAAVGPGGFYWLNTSGSYERGSGHWMDCTRCHTGAGGAPAQGVGGVQPAAHVNGVRDVVFEQRTSIPAGTPGIPAAPNRPTYPTWVTAAPSAADRPPGSVVDGITWSVDLTLSTYDPADKSCQNVGCHILQSFGTGMAQYEPLQWGVTPVGWSTCNACHQN
- a CDS encoding rhodanese-like domain-containing protein, with the protein product MTALARLIPASLGLLLLGSLLGLGNHALRFEGLFPAPAEAAAACGEGTTGAPVLQSAEEAGTLCAGGHILILDVRDAETFARGHVAGAVHLPCSVGKIEAEIEGQLMGSETVLVYGADTESALPVASSLLLRGIHDVRVIDGGYPAWEAASLACASGPCAACGAGHEGGPSHEGHDHE
- a CDS encoding DoxX family membrane protein, with translation MSRSLPERGAVWVLKLFLAVVWLWAGIAKLGDPAGFAEEIANYQLLPWVAPYVASILPGVEIVLGLALLLPPWTRMARASALLTTGAMAGFTFAVTTVVARGIDISCGCFGTGTGPVTGLTVLRDVALTAAAAAALWLSQRAAREREG
- a CDS encoding tetratricopeptide repeat protein, whose product is MSEGDDPKIPEIEEEADPKEALPTEPIVIEIDRQLERLDQVLEKVRGEVTYWAKKGVYTKVRFKFRGKPLLPDLPMAAFLAAEAATFWYTGLLRALVMNVGGRALFDVELISDAEPHLARGQEHLLDGDVDEALEEFQRALAIDRDLPSAHLQVGVCKKLRGEKEGAREAFRKARDLDPHGEVGRQAIAQLKKLG
- a CDS encoding CpaF family protein, which gives rise to MGMYEESLRHFLKPIGEFLDDPKVSEIMINGPEEIWIEKGGNLTLTQAKFTNEGLEAAARNMAQFVGRILDDERPRLDARLPDGSRIHIVMPPIARKGCTIAIRKFFPDKLTVANLVQFGSMSPAMANFIDACVQLKENVIVSGGTGSGKTTMLNCVAAYIHDEERIITIEDSAELQMNQEHLVPFESRPPDKFGKGKVDMGDLLQSSLRLRPDRIVVGEVRGGEAFHLMQAMNTGHGGSLATVHANTPTDTLRRLESLCLQSGIDLPMVAVRAQVASAINITLCCARLSDGSRRTTHISEVLPLNEKGDYRTQDIFVFTQTHKDADGKIHGYHSPTGLIPTFFEQLKAFGFGYMDEEFFDPATYGQVPPPSFVGAGFKPRWSPSLKHREEGLPDPEHNPVADALREKGKTREIIVRTGMEGKEPPKPMAPPKAEATDLGDDADAAPAAATPPPPEDEYDEPSTRIGAAPAAVKAQARGDELGAAVPATAEKEESTDPGADDAPVGLSDEEAAIAAALAAAEAAEQPSIQLADDFAEEAKAYEDQSSNGPEGRPRRRRGGTIGRK